In Hoeflea sp. 108, the genomic stretch CGCCAGCCATGCGCCAGCGAGGCCTGCGTCGGCTTCCGGCGGACACTTGATTTGGGAACGTTCCCAATTTCGGGCGCGACCATGGCCCTGTTGTGGTCGGTCATATCAGGCTACCTCCCGTTCCCGACCGCGCGCCTGGGCTGGACCAGCGACAGGTCGGCAAGCGACCCACGCTCGATCAGCCGGCATGGCAGGAACACCCGGCCGTGTTCCGAACGGCCGGCAATTTCGTCGAGCAGGCAATCGAGTGAGCGCACGCCCATCTCGCGCCCGGGCTTGGCCACGGTTGTCAGGCCGGGCCATGAGAAGGCGCCGGCCGGCACGCCGTCGAAACCAAGGATCGAAACGTCCTCGGGGCAGCGCATGCCGGCTTCGCGCGCCGCCATCATCGCGCCCAGCGCCATCAGGTCGTTGGCGGCGAAGACGGCAAAATGGCCGCCGCGATGGCGCTGCAGCAGGCGTTTCATCGCCTCACGCCCCCCTTCGACCGTGTATTCCCCGTCTTCCATCGGCAATGCCGCCGGATCGACGTCGCGCTCGACGCAGTGCTCGTGAAAGGTCCGCAGGAAGCGCGCGCGGGCGATACGCGACTTCGGGCCGAGGATCAGGGCAGGGGCGTGATGACCCTTTGAAACCAGGTGGTCCATGCCCAGCCGTACCGCCTGGGCGATGTCGGAGCCGACACTCGATGTCTCGGGAAAGCGCTCGGCGCTGGAGCCGATCAGCACGAAAGGCAGGCCGAAGCGGTCGAGATCGTCGAAATTGTCGGCCACGGGATTGATGATCGCGCCATCGACCCGCGCCTGGCGCAGCGCGCGCAAATGGCCGGCCTCGCGCTGATGGTTCCAGTCCGAGGAGAATACCAGGAGCGACGCGCCGTTTTCAGCGGCGCGATCCTGGGCGCCGCGCGCCACCTCCGCCCAGAACGGATTGGTGATATCGGGAATGACCAGGCCGAGCAGCCCCGTGCGCCCGGAGCGCATGCCGACAGCGAGATCGTTGCGCTCGTAACCCACGGCCTGGGCTGCAGCGAGCACCCGCTCGCGGGCCTCGTCGGTGACGTTGGAGGCTCCGGAAAGCGCACGACCGGCGGTGCTCTTCGACACCCCCGCCTTCTCCGCGACGTCAATGATCGTCGGGCGCTTCCGCTGCATTCCCTATGCTCCTCCCGAGCGACTTGTGGGAACGTTACCATGATCATTTGCCGGCGGCAA encodes the following:
- a CDS encoding LacI family DNA-binding transcriptional regulator, which codes for MQRKRPTIIDVAEKAGVSKSTAGRALSGASNVTDEARERVLAAAQAVGYERNDLAVGMRSGRTGLLGLVIPDITNPFWAEVARGAQDRAAENGASLLVFSSDWNHQREAGHLRALRQARVDGAIINPVADNFDDLDRFGLPFVLIGSSAERFPETSSVGSDIAQAVRLGMDHLVSKGHHAPALILGPKSRIARARFLRTFHEHCVERDVDPAALPMEDGEYTVEGGREAMKRLLQRHRGGHFAVFAANDLMALGAMMAAREAGMRCPEDVSILGFDGVPAGAFSWPGLTTVAKPGREMGVRSLDCLLDEIAGRSEHGRVFLPCRLIERGSLADLSLVQPRRAVGNGR